Proteins encoded in a region of the Sugiyamaella lignohabitans strain CBS 10342 chromosome B, complete sequence genome:
- a CDS encoding beta-lactamase family protein has product MASLLPRKSAKSLGLNESAIIKLVDELERNGVNSYIIAHNGEVVSEGYWDPFVPDLTHQVNSVTKTYASLAIGIAADEGLLTIDDYVLSFFPDRLPAGPCDNMKKLKIRHLLTMTVGHDEQIEMYWTVSKLLPEDRNNGKDFLQHFLTSYIAYEPGTKFLYNTPGSYMLGAILKQVTGKTLVEYLQPRLFEPLGMKNIYAETDANGLNASGWGFQLTTEDLAKLGLLLLNKGKWNGKQLVSEKYIEQATSKQTETNLSPPSQWGVGYGFQLWRCNDGKSFRADGLYGQFSVVTPHLNSVVAVTSASDNTGAILDAILSSVNELFGEKSKGSLGVDKLQVSSLEEKNKSLQIKLTKGQPLSSYSIQSKEKYRLANNPLGLSSFTLDLAASKLIVGRKGKEAVITIGEGKWIRNKNGEDLIGRADFFGDTAATGAIVDGQVLIQVAHLKTNYTDTLKFKTNGYNLVGNLKRVAWVSPVDFELIGVRID; this is encoded by the coding sequence ATGGCCTCGCTTCTTCCTAGAAAGTCTGCCAAATCACTGGGCTTGAACGAGTCAGCAATCATCAAGTTGGTGGATGAACTTGAGCGGAATGGTGTCAATTCCTATATCATTGCTCACAATGGTGAAGTTGTCAGTGAGGGATACTGGGATCCATTTGTTCCAGATCTTACTCATCAAGTAAACTCTGTCACGAAGACCTATGCTTCTCTGGCAATTggtattgctgctgatgaggGTCTGTTGACAATTGACGACTATGTACTGTCATTTTTCCCTGATAGACTACCAGCTGGTCCTTGTGACAACATGAAGAAGCTCAAGATTAGACATTTGTTGACTATGACTGTTGGTCATGATGAACAGATTGAAATGTACTGGACTGTTTCGAAGCTATTGCCAGAAGACCGTAACAACGGTAAAGACTTTCTTCAACACTTCTTGACTTCATATATTGCCTATGAGCCAGGTACCAAGTTCCTTTACAACACTCCTGGAAGTTACATGTTGGGTGCTATTTTGAAGCAAGTAACTGGTAAGACACTTGTTGAGTACCTTCAACCTCGTTTGTTTGAGCCACTTGGCATGAAGAACATTTACGCCGAGACTGATGCCAACGGATTAAATGCCAGTGGATGGGGTTTCCAATTGACCACTGAAGACCTTGCCAAGCTTGGTTTACTTTTACTCAACAAGGGTAAATGGAATGGAAAGCAGCTTGTTTCAGAAAAGTACATTGAACAGGCCACTTCGAAGCAAACTGAGACTAACTTGTCCCCTCCTAGCCAATGGGGTGTTGGATATGGATTCCAATTGTGGAGATGCAATGACGGTAAGAGTTTCAGAGCCGACGGATTGTACGGTCAGTTCTCAGTCGTGACTCCTCACCTCAACAGCGTTGTAGCAGTTACCAGTGCTAGTGATAATACTGGTGCCATTCTCGATGCTATTCTTAGTTCTGTCAACGAACTGTTTGGCGAGAAGTCGAAGGGAAGTCTCGGTGTTGACAAGCTTCAAGTTTCCTCCcttgaagagaaaaacAAGAGTTTGCAGATCAAGCTAACCAAAGGCCAGCCTCTGTCGAGCTACTCGATTCAATCTAAGGAGAAATACAGACTGGCTAATAATCCACTTGGCTTAAGCTCCTTCACTCTTGACCTGGCTGCCAGTAAGCTCATTGTGGGACGCAAGGGCAAAGAAGCTGTAATCACCATCGGCGAAGGCAAATGGATTCGAAACAAGAACGGAGAGGATCTCATCGGACGAGCCGACTTCTTCGGTGacactgctgccactggaGCTATTGTTGACGGCCAGGTATTGATCCAAGTCGCTCATTTGAAGACAAACTACACAGACACCTTGAAATTCAAGACAAACGGTTACAATCTCGTCGGCAACCTGAAGAGAGTTGCCTGGGTAAGCCCTGTCGACTTCGAACTGATTGGTGTTAGAATTGATTAG